The Arachis ipaensis cultivar K30076 chromosome B10, Araip1.1, whole genome shotgun sequence DNA window GTTCCTACAATCAGGTTAATGGAAAACCAACATGTGCTGATCCAGACCTACTTAAAGGGATCATCCGTGGCCAATGGAAATTAAATGGGTAACTTCAAATTCTACTATGGATCTATGatcatttttaattttacatCTTTGTTGTCCATGTTGTTCACAATCTAATGTGAACATGTGTGGTTATTCTTATTCAGATATATAGTTTCTGATTGTGATTCAGTAGAAGTGCTTTATAAAGATCAGCACTACACTAGAACTCCTGAAGAAGCTGCGGCCGAAACCATTCTAGCAGGTAACAAACTATAATATGATTACATATTAATTGGATATTTCTGAATTACCAATAGATTATGGTTTGTTACTTTCACAGGATTGGATTTGGACTGTGGAAATTATCTTGGCCAATACACAGAAGGGGCTATCAAGCAAGGGCTCTTGAATGAATCAGCAATTGACAACGCTGTCACCAACAATTTCGCCATGTTGATGCGCCTTGGTTTCTTTGATGGTGATCCAAGCAAGCAACCTTATGGAAGCCTTGGTCCAACGGATGTCTGTACATCACAGAACCAGGAGCTAGCTCGCGAAGCTGCAAGGCAAGGGATTGTGTTGCTTAAAAATAGTCCAGGAGGGCTGCCTCTCGACGCCAAAGCCATTAAATCATTGGCAGTTATAGGGCCAAATGCTAATGCTACTAGGGTCATGATTGGAAACTATCAAGGTATCAAAACTTCCCAACTTATGCATATAATTTGGTAAACTTATCTAATTTGCTGCAAATTTTGCAGGCATCCCTTGCAACTATATATCACCCTTGCAAGGCCTAACAGCTTTGGTTCCTATAACCTATGCTCCGGGTTGTCCTGATGTGGCATGTTCAAATGCTGATCTAGATGATGCCACACAAATTGCAGCCTCTGCAGATGCAACTGTCATTGTAGTTGGTGCAAGTCTAGCCATAGAAGCAGAAAGTCTTGATAGAGTTAACATTCTTCTTCCAGGGCAGCAACAACTTCTAGTGAGTGCAGTTGCTAATGTATCCAAGGGACCTGTGATTCTTGCCATAATGTCTGGAGGGGGAATGGACGTGTCGTTTGCGAAATCAAATGATAAAATTGCCAGCATCTTGTGGGTTGGCTATCCCGGCGAAGCTGGTGGAGCAGCCATTGCTGATGTGATTTTTGGTTTTCATAATCCAAGTAGGCCACTTACACTCATCCCTTAGGGTGCATTTGATTTACGTTTTCATTTCCTATTTTCATTTTCAGTGTTTTCTGTTTtttggattttataaaagaaaaagtaaaaacagtgAAAACTCTGTTTTCTGTTTTCACCtcctgttttcactttttccttcacaaaatctagaaaacagaaaatactgaaaatgaaaatgcaaaccaAATGCACCCCCTTATATTGCAAAATTTCCATTTCGACAATAACACAAATTTGAGTCATGGATGATTTTCCTGGATGCAGGTGGAAGACTCCCAATGACGTGGTATCCTCAATCATATGTAGATAAGGTACCAATGACCAACATGAACATGAGAGCAGATCCTGCAACGGGTTACCCCGGTCGAACATATAGATTTTACAAAGGGGAAACTGTTTTCGCATTTGGAGATGGACTTAGCTTCTCAAGTATAGAGCATAGAATAGTGAAGGCGCCGCAGTTGGTTTCATTTCCATTAGCAGAAGATCATGTGTGTCGTTCCTTGGAATGCAAGTCTCTTGAAGTTGCTGATGAGCATTGTCAAAACTTGGCCTTTGATATTCACATTGGAGTCAAGAACATGGGGAAACTGAGTAGTAGCCATACAGTGTTATTGTTCCTTACACCACCTAATGTGCACAATGCACCTCAGAAACACTTGTTGAATTTTGAGAAAGTACACTTGCCAGGGAAATCAGAAGCACTGGTAAGGTTCATGGTAGATGTTTGCAAGGATTTAAGCGTTGTTGATGAACTTGGCATTAGGAAAGTACCCTTAGGACAACATCTGCTTCATGTGGGAAATTTGAAGCATCAATTGAGTGTGAGGATTTGAAACAAGTCATCAAATCCTTTGCACTGATTTTttctttcttaaatttttttttttcctttttcattgttTGGTTTCCTTTGAAAAGAAGTTTTCTCAATAGGAGACCAGTTTGAGGTAACTGAAACAAATTTTACTGATTTGTACTATGTATTCACATCAAAATATTCAAGCTTTTTACTATTTATTCATAACAATTACATTAGCATTTCAACTCCAGTTAGTGGTTGGGAAATAACCAAACACTTTCATGCATGCTTACTAATTCACTCATATGTTACTTCTAGTTTCATAGCCATGCCATGCATGAGGACGAGGAACCCAACACATTGGCAGGACTAAGCACTAACCAAAATACATTGTTGCACATTTTATTCATTTCAAAAAGCAAACATCACAGTAGAAACAAATGTGAAGAAGAAAATGAGACTAATGGAGCTTCAATGGGAAGGTTTTCTGTACTTTTGAAGAACTGCAATGAAATCTTCAATGTAGTGATCATGAATCTCCTTGGAGCTGAAAATTTTCCCCATCTCTTTAGCATTCTCCCTGAAACTCTTCCCTTCCTCATCCACTATTGCCAATTTCAATGTCTTGGCCACTGACTCCCTTGTGAATGAACCGTCTTGCTCGTTTCTAGGCACCTCGATCGCCACCTTCTTTTCCACTAGCG harbors:
- the LOC107622297 gene encoding beta-xylosidase/alpha-L-arabinofuranosidase 1, which encodes MGCNNESRVPKVSVFLCISLCYAIVLLSSDRVEGQTTSAVFACDVSKDPSLSGYGFCNKSLSVEERVSDLVKRLTLQEKIGNLVNSAVAVSRLGIPKYEWWSEALHGVSDVGPGTRFSTLVPAATSFPMPILTAASFNTSLFQAIGKVVSTEARAMYNVGLAGLTYWSPNINIFRDPRWGRGQETPGEDPLLSSKYAVGYVKGLQQTDDGDPNKLKVAACCKHYTAYDLDNWKGIQRYTFNAVVTQQDLDDTFQPPFKSCVIDGNVASVMCSYNQVNGKPTCADPDLLKGIIRGQWKLNGYIVSDCDSVEVLYKDQHYTRTPEEAAAETILAGLDLDCGNYLGQYTEGAIKQGLLNESAIDNAVTNNFAMLMRLGFFDGDPSKQPYGSLGPTDVCTSQNQELAREAARQGIVLLKNSPGGLPLDAKAIKSLAVIGPNANATRVMIGNYQGIPCNYISPLQGLTALVPITYAPGCPDVACSNADLDDATQIAASADATVIVVGASLAIEAESLDRVNILLPGQQQLLVSAVANVSKGPVILAIMSGGGMDVSFAKSNDKIASILWVGYPGEAGGAAIADVIFGFHNPSGRLPMTWYPQSYVDKVPMTNMNMRADPATGYPGRTYRFYKGETVFAFGDGLSFSSIEHRIVKAPQLVSFPLAEDHVCRSLECKSLEVADEHCQNLAFDIHIGVKNMGKLSSSHTVLLFLTPPNVHNAPQKHLLNFEKVHLPGKSEALVRFMVDVCKDLSVVDELGIRKVPLGQHLLHVGNLKHQLSVRI